A section of the Primulina eburnea isolate SZY01 chromosome 1, ASM2296580v1, whole genome shotgun sequence genome encodes:
- the LOC140842343 gene encoding type IV inositol polyphosphate 5-phosphatase 3-like isoform X5, which produces MHTPKVAEIFKKPTSKKHCFNMKKLKKRNHHQQPERNWAEILCLGCTCLQLSWRRVVMRKWLNIAASNSDYSADTETESESESDQESCDWPKESRFKNDVSDGVQLDVDEALPILRRRKSETFRSQYINTKEIRLCAGTWNVGGNVPSDNLDLDGWLDIDDPADIYVIGFQEIIPLNAGNIFGAEDSRPVSTWENIIRETLNRVPPATKFKCYSDPPSPSKFRPHDDAPIIEDEIALESDSDIEEEIYPVNEEASGFDEIKDGKVGEKLLDVESCISNDNDSFGNSVEKELCRESSSSKRLDRLNCLKTENSEEKVEAPSTQYTKKLTKTLSGTERIGLSWPERPLHLLAPHVFERSSSMKSHVSLKAPKSFRTYNSFKSNMMPGNRIRSDIASLVELDLERLINRKRRPPYVRILSKQMVGVFITIWVRRSMRRHIQNVSVSTVGVGVMGYIGNKGSISVSMSIYQTIFCFVCSHLTSGEREVDVVKRNADVLEIRRRTRFSSIFSVGLHKSIYDHELVHQFLYQRVIWLGDLNYRINLSYDQTRKLISQKNWSKLIESDQLCKELRKGRAFDGWSEGTLNFAPTYKYELNSESYCGEDPRTGRRTPAWCDRILTFGTGMRQLSYRRSELKLSDHRPVSATFLVEVEVFSPRKLQRALTFTDAEIEEQDIVTDIGPGSAMRWLQSGEDASYLGR; this is translated from the exons ATGCACACCCCAAAGGTTGCAGAGATATTCAAGAAACCAACTTCAAAG AAACATTGTTTTAACATGAAGAAGCTCAAAAAAAGAAACCACCACCAGCAACCAGAG AGGAATTGGGCTGAAATATTGTGTTTGGGTTGCACGTGCCTGCAGCTTTCTTGGCGGCGCGTGGTTATGCGCAAGTGGCTCAACATCGCTGCCAGCAACTCCGATTACTCTGCTGATACTGAAACTGAATCTgaatctgaatctgatcaag AATCTTGTGATTGGCCAAAAGAATCGAGATTCAAGAATGACGTATCCGATGGAGTTCAGCTCGATGTTGATG AGGCACTTCCCATCTTAAGAAGACGAAAATCAGAGACATTTAGATCTCAGTATATTAACACAAAGGAAATCAG GTTATGCGCTGGCACATGGAATGTTGGGGGAAATGTTCCTTCTGATAATCTGGATCTTGATGGCTGGTTAGATATTGATGATCCTGCTGATATTTATGTAATTGG TTTTCAGGAGATCATACCATTAAATGCTGGTAATATATTTGGTGCTGAAGATAGTCGTCCAGTTTCAACATGGGAAAACATTATTCGGGAAACTCTGAACAGAGTTCCACCAGCGACCAAGTTTAAATGCTACAGTGATCCTCCTTCTCCTTCAAAATTTAGGCCACATGATGATGCCCCAATTATTGAAGATGAAATAGCTCTCGAGTCTGACAGTGACATTGAGGAGGAAATTTATCCTGTGAATGAAGAAGCAAGCGGATTTGATGAAATCAAGGATGGAAAGGTCGGAGAGAAGTTGCTTGATGTCGAATCCTGTATCTCAAACGACAATGATAGCTTTGGAAATTCAGTTGAAAAGGAGTTGTGTCGAGAATCTTCTTCTTCAAAGAGGTTGGACAGATTGAACTGCTTAAAAACAGAGAATTCCGAGGAAAAAGTGGAAGCCCCGAGTACCCAGTATACCAAGAAATTAACCAAAACACTTAGTGGGACAGAAAGGATAGGCTTAAGCTGGCCAGAGCGACCTCTACATCTTTTAGCTCCACATGTTTTCGAGAGATCAAGTTCCATGAAATCTCATGTATCTCTCAAAGCCCCCAAATCATTCAGAACATACAATTCTTTTAAATCAAACATGATGCCCGGAAATAGAATACGATCTGATATAGCTTCTCTTGTGGAACTTGACCTTGAACGTTTAATAAATCGAAAAAGAAGGCCCCCATATGTCAGGATATTAAGCAAGCAAATGGTTGGAGTTTTTATTACTATATGGGTCCGCCGGAGCATGAGAAGGCATATACAAAATGTGAGTGTGTCAACTGTTGGAGTTGGTGTTATGGGCTACATTGGTAATAAG GGATCCATATCAGTTAGCATGTCTATATATCAGACAATCTTCTGTTTTGTCTGTAGTCATTTGACATCAGGCGAGAGAGAGGTTGATGTGGTTAAAAGAAATGCTGATGTTCTGGAGATACGTAGGCGTACAAGATTTAGTTCAATCTTTTCAGTTGGCCTTCATAAAAGCATCTACGACCATGAGTTAGTTCACCAGTTCCTATATCA GAGAGTAATCTGGCTTGGTGACCTAAACTACCGTATCAATTTGTCTTATGATCAAACAAGAAAGCTAATATCCCAAAAGAACTGGTCCAAGTTAATTGAGTCGGACCAG CTTTGCAAAGAATTAAGGAAAGGTCGTGCATTTGATGGATGGTCCGAAGGTACTTTGAACTTTGCTCCAACTTACAAATATGAATTGAATTCTGAATCTTACTGTGGAGAGGATCCTAGGACTGGGAGGCGAACTCCAGCATG GTGTGATCGCATCCTAACTTTTGGAACAGGAATGAGGCAACTAAGCTACAGGAGATCCGAACTAAAACTGTCTGACCACCGTCCTGTGTCTGCCACTTTCTTGGTTGAGGTCGAAGTATTCTCCCCAAGGAAATTGCAGCGAGCACTCACTTTTACTGATGCGGAAATCGAAGAACAGGATATCGTCACGGACATTGGACCCGGTAGTGCAATGAGATGGCTACAATCAGGAGAG GATGCATCATATCTGGGGCGTTGA
- the LOC140842343 gene encoding type IV inositol polyphosphate 5-phosphatase 3-like isoform X3 has protein sequence MHTPKVAEIFKKPTSKAIILARGFTQCASKSNDCGCRHHKKIKHCFNMKKLKKRNHHQQPELSWRRVVMRKWLNIAASNSDYSADTETESESESDQESCDWPKESRFKNDVSDGVQLDVDEALPILRRRKSETFRSQYINTKEIRLCAGTWNVGGNVPSDNLDLDGWLDIDDPADIYVIGFQEIIPLNAGNIFGAEDSRPVSTWENIIRETLNRVPPATKFKCYSDPPSPSKFRPHDDAPIIEDEIALESDSDIEEEIYPVNEEASGFDEIKDGKVGEKLLDVESCISNDNDSFGNSVEKELCRESSSSKRLDRLNCLKTENSEEKVEAPSTQYTKKLTKTLSGTERIGLSWPERPLHLLAPHVFERSSSMKSHVSLKAPKSFRTYNSFKSNMMPGNRIRSDIASLVELDLERLINRKRRPPYVRILSKQMVGVFITIWVRRSMRRHIQNVSVSTVGVGVMGYIGNKGSISVSMSIYQTIFCFVCSHLTSGEREVDVVKRNADVLEIRRRTRFSSIFSVGLHKSIYDHELVHQFLYQRVIWLGDLNYRINLSYDQTRKLISQKNWSKLIESDQLCKELRKGRAFDGWSEGTLNFAPTYKYELNSESYCGEDPRTGRRTPAWCDRILTFGTGMRQLSYRRSELKLSDHRPVSATFLVEVEVFSPRKLQRALTFTDAEIEEQDIVTDIGPGSAMRWLQSGEDASYLGR, from the exons ATGCACACCCCAAAGGTTGCAGAGATATTCAAGAAACCAACTTCAAAG GCTATTATATTAGCTCGTGGATTTACTCAATGTGCATCGAAGAGTAACGATTGCGGTTGCCGACATCATAAAAAAATT AAACATTGTTTTAACATGAAGAAGCTCAAAAAAAGAAACCACCACCAGCAACCAGAG CTTTCTTGGCGGCGCGTGGTTATGCGCAAGTGGCTCAACATCGCTGCCAGCAACTCCGATTACTCTGCTGATACTGAAACTGAATCTgaatctgaatctgatcaag AATCTTGTGATTGGCCAAAAGAATCGAGATTCAAGAATGACGTATCCGATGGAGTTCAGCTCGATGTTGATG AGGCACTTCCCATCTTAAGAAGACGAAAATCAGAGACATTTAGATCTCAGTATATTAACACAAAGGAAATCAG GTTATGCGCTGGCACATGGAATGTTGGGGGAAATGTTCCTTCTGATAATCTGGATCTTGATGGCTGGTTAGATATTGATGATCCTGCTGATATTTATGTAATTGG TTTTCAGGAGATCATACCATTAAATGCTGGTAATATATTTGGTGCTGAAGATAGTCGTCCAGTTTCAACATGGGAAAACATTATTCGGGAAACTCTGAACAGAGTTCCACCAGCGACCAAGTTTAAATGCTACAGTGATCCTCCTTCTCCTTCAAAATTTAGGCCACATGATGATGCCCCAATTATTGAAGATGAAATAGCTCTCGAGTCTGACAGTGACATTGAGGAGGAAATTTATCCTGTGAATGAAGAAGCAAGCGGATTTGATGAAATCAAGGATGGAAAGGTCGGAGAGAAGTTGCTTGATGTCGAATCCTGTATCTCAAACGACAATGATAGCTTTGGAAATTCAGTTGAAAAGGAGTTGTGTCGAGAATCTTCTTCTTCAAAGAGGTTGGACAGATTGAACTGCTTAAAAACAGAGAATTCCGAGGAAAAAGTGGAAGCCCCGAGTACCCAGTATACCAAGAAATTAACCAAAACACTTAGTGGGACAGAAAGGATAGGCTTAAGCTGGCCAGAGCGACCTCTACATCTTTTAGCTCCACATGTTTTCGAGAGATCAAGTTCCATGAAATCTCATGTATCTCTCAAAGCCCCCAAATCATTCAGAACATACAATTCTTTTAAATCAAACATGATGCCCGGAAATAGAATACGATCTGATATAGCTTCTCTTGTGGAACTTGACCTTGAACGTTTAATAAATCGAAAAAGAAGGCCCCCATATGTCAGGATATTAAGCAAGCAAATGGTTGGAGTTTTTATTACTATATGGGTCCGCCGGAGCATGAGAAGGCATATACAAAATGTGAGTGTGTCAACTGTTGGAGTTGGTGTTATGGGCTACATTGGTAATAAG GGATCCATATCAGTTAGCATGTCTATATATCAGACAATCTTCTGTTTTGTCTGTAGTCATTTGACATCAGGCGAGAGAGAGGTTGATGTGGTTAAAAGAAATGCTGATGTTCTGGAGATACGTAGGCGTACAAGATTTAGTTCAATCTTTTCAGTTGGCCTTCATAAAAGCATCTACGACCATGAGTTAGTTCACCAGTTCCTATATCA GAGAGTAATCTGGCTTGGTGACCTAAACTACCGTATCAATTTGTCTTATGATCAAACAAGAAAGCTAATATCCCAAAAGAACTGGTCCAAGTTAATTGAGTCGGACCAG CTTTGCAAAGAATTAAGGAAAGGTCGTGCATTTGATGGATGGTCCGAAGGTACTTTGAACTTTGCTCCAACTTACAAATATGAATTGAATTCTGAATCTTACTGTGGAGAGGATCCTAGGACTGGGAGGCGAACTCCAGCATG GTGTGATCGCATCCTAACTTTTGGAACAGGAATGAGGCAACTAAGCTACAGGAGATCCGAACTAAAACTGTCTGACCACCGTCCTGTGTCTGCCACTTTCTTGGTTGAGGTCGAAGTATTCTCCCCAAGGAAATTGCAGCGAGCACTCACTTTTACTGATGCGGAAATCGAAGAACAGGATATCGTCACGGACATTGGACCCGGTAGTGCAATGAGATGGCTACAATCAGGAGAG GATGCATCATATCTGGGGCGTTGA
- the LOC140842343 gene encoding type IV inositol polyphosphate 5-phosphatase 3-like isoform X4 — MHTPKVAEIFKKPTSKAIILARGFTQCASKSNDCGCRHHKKIKHCFNMKKLKKRNHHQQPELSWRRVVMRKWLNIAASNSDYSADTETESESESDQESCDWPKESRFKNDVSDGVQLDVDEALPILRRRKSETFRSQYINTKEIRLCAGTWNVGGNVPSDNLDLDGWLDIDDPADIYVIGFQEIIPLNAGNIFGAEDSRPVSTWENIIRETLNRVPPATKFKCYSDPPSPSKFRPHDDAPIIEDEIALESDSDIEEEIYPVNEEASGFDEIKDGKVGEKLLDVESCISNDNDSFGNSVEKELCRESSSSKRLDRLNCLKTENSEEKVEAPSTQYTKKLTKTLSGTERIGLSWPERPLHLLAPHVFERSSSMKSHVSLKAPKSFRTYNSFKSNMMPGNRIRSDIASLVELDLERLINRKRRPPYVRILSKQMVGVFITIWVRRSMRRHIQNVSVSTVGVGVMGYIGNKGSISVSMSIYQTIFCFVCSHLTSGEREVDVVKRNADVLEIRRRTRFSSIFSVGLHKSIYDHERVIWLGDLNYRINLSYDQTRKLISQKNWSKLIESDQLCKELRKGRAFDGWSEGTLNFAPTYKYELNSESYCGEDPRTGRRTPAWCDRILTFGTGMRQLSYRRSELKLSDHRPVSATFLVEVEVFSPRKLQRALTFTDAEIEEQDIVTDIGPGSAMRWLQSGEDASYLGR; from the exons ATGCACACCCCAAAGGTTGCAGAGATATTCAAGAAACCAACTTCAAAG GCTATTATATTAGCTCGTGGATTTACTCAATGTGCATCGAAGAGTAACGATTGCGGTTGCCGACATCATAAAAAAATT AAACATTGTTTTAACATGAAGAAGCTCAAAAAAAGAAACCACCACCAGCAACCAGAG CTTTCTTGGCGGCGCGTGGTTATGCGCAAGTGGCTCAACATCGCTGCCAGCAACTCCGATTACTCTGCTGATACTGAAACTGAATCTgaatctgaatctgatcaag AATCTTGTGATTGGCCAAAAGAATCGAGATTCAAGAATGACGTATCCGATGGAGTTCAGCTCGATGTTGATG AGGCACTTCCCATCTTAAGAAGACGAAAATCAGAGACATTTAGATCTCAGTATATTAACACAAAGGAAATCAG GTTATGCGCTGGCACATGGAATGTTGGGGGAAATGTTCCTTCTGATAATCTGGATCTTGATGGCTGGTTAGATATTGATGATCCTGCTGATATTTATGTAATTGG TTTTCAGGAGATCATACCATTAAATGCTGGTAATATATTTGGTGCTGAAGATAGTCGTCCAGTTTCAACATGGGAAAACATTATTCGGGAAACTCTGAACAGAGTTCCACCAGCGACCAAGTTTAAATGCTACAGTGATCCTCCTTCTCCTTCAAAATTTAGGCCACATGATGATGCCCCAATTATTGAAGATGAAATAGCTCTCGAGTCTGACAGTGACATTGAGGAGGAAATTTATCCTGTGAATGAAGAAGCAAGCGGATTTGATGAAATCAAGGATGGAAAGGTCGGAGAGAAGTTGCTTGATGTCGAATCCTGTATCTCAAACGACAATGATAGCTTTGGAAATTCAGTTGAAAAGGAGTTGTGTCGAGAATCTTCTTCTTCAAAGAGGTTGGACAGATTGAACTGCTTAAAAACAGAGAATTCCGAGGAAAAAGTGGAAGCCCCGAGTACCCAGTATACCAAGAAATTAACCAAAACACTTAGTGGGACAGAAAGGATAGGCTTAAGCTGGCCAGAGCGACCTCTACATCTTTTAGCTCCACATGTTTTCGAGAGATCAAGTTCCATGAAATCTCATGTATCTCTCAAAGCCCCCAAATCATTCAGAACATACAATTCTTTTAAATCAAACATGATGCCCGGAAATAGAATACGATCTGATATAGCTTCTCTTGTGGAACTTGACCTTGAACGTTTAATAAATCGAAAAAGAAGGCCCCCATATGTCAGGATATTAAGCAAGCAAATGGTTGGAGTTTTTATTACTATATGGGTCCGCCGGAGCATGAGAAGGCATATACAAAATGTGAGTGTGTCAACTGTTGGAGTTGGTGTTATGGGCTACATTGGTAATAAG GGATCCATATCAGTTAGCATGTCTATATATCAGACAATCTTCTGTTTTGTCTGTAGTCATTTGACATCAGGCGAGAGAGAGGTTGATGTGGTTAAAAGAAATGCTGATGTTCTGGAGATACGTAGGCGTACAAGATTTAGTTCAATCTTTTCAGTTGGCCTTCATAAAAGCATCTACGACCATGA GAGAGTAATCTGGCTTGGTGACCTAAACTACCGTATCAATTTGTCTTATGATCAAACAAGAAAGCTAATATCCCAAAAGAACTGGTCCAAGTTAATTGAGTCGGACCAG CTTTGCAAAGAATTAAGGAAAGGTCGTGCATTTGATGGATGGTCCGAAGGTACTTTGAACTTTGCTCCAACTTACAAATATGAATTGAATTCTGAATCTTACTGTGGAGAGGATCCTAGGACTGGGAGGCGAACTCCAGCATG GTGTGATCGCATCCTAACTTTTGGAACAGGAATGAGGCAACTAAGCTACAGGAGATCCGAACTAAAACTGTCTGACCACCGTCCTGTGTCTGCCACTTTCTTGGTTGAGGTCGAAGTATTCTCCCCAAGGAAATTGCAGCGAGCACTCACTTTTACTGATGCGGAAATCGAAGAACAGGATATCGTCACGGACATTGGACCCGGTAGTGCAATGAGATGGCTACAATCAGGAGAG GATGCATCATATCTGGGGCGTTGA
- the LOC140842343 gene encoding type IV inositol polyphosphate 5-phosphatase 3-like isoform X2, which yields MHTPKVAEIFKKPTSKAIILARGFTQCASKSNDCGCRHHKKIKHCFNMKKLKKRNHHQQPERNWAEILCLGCTCLQLSWRRVVMRKWLNIAASNSDYSADTETESESESDQESCDWPKESRFKNDVSDGVQLDVDEALPILRRRKSETFRSQYINTKEIRLCAGTWNVGGNVPSDNLDLDGWLDIDDPADIYVIGFQEIIPLNAGNIFGAEDSRPVSTWENIIRETLNRVPPATKFKCYSDPPSPSKFRPHDDAPIIEDEIALESDSDIEEEIYPVNEEASGFDEIKDGKVGEKLLDVESCISNDNDSFGNSVEKELCRESSSSKRLDRLNCLKTENSEEKVEAPSTQYTKKLTKTLSGTERIGLSWPERPLHLLAPHVFERSSSMKSHVSLKAPKSFRTYNSFKSNMMPGNRIRSDIASLVELDLERLINRKRRPPYVRILSKQMVGVFITIWVRRSMRRHIQNVSVSTVGVGVMGYIGNKGSISVSMSIYQTIFCFVCSHLTSGEREVDVVKRNADVLEIRRRTRFSSIFSVGLHKSIYDHERVIWLGDLNYRINLSYDQTRKLISQKNWSKLIESDQLCKELRKGRAFDGWSEGTLNFAPTYKYELNSESYCGEDPRTGRRTPAWCDRILTFGTGMRQLSYRRSELKLSDHRPVSATFLVEVEVFSPRKLQRALTFTDAEIEEQDIVTDIGPGSAMRWLQSGEDASYLGR from the exons ATGCACACCCCAAAGGTTGCAGAGATATTCAAGAAACCAACTTCAAAG GCTATTATATTAGCTCGTGGATTTACTCAATGTGCATCGAAGAGTAACGATTGCGGTTGCCGACATCATAAAAAAATT AAACATTGTTTTAACATGAAGAAGCTCAAAAAAAGAAACCACCACCAGCAACCAGAG AGGAATTGGGCTGAAATATTGTGTTTGGGTTGCACGTGCCTGCAGCTTTCTTGGCGGCGCGTGGTTATGCGCAAGTGGCTCAACATCGCTGCCAGCAACTCCGATTACTCTGCTGATACTGAAACTGAATCTgaatctgaatctgatcaag AATCTTGTGATTGGCCAAAAGAATCGAGATTCAAGAATGACGTATCCGATGGAGTTCAGCTCGATGTTGATG AGGCACTTCCCATCTTAAGAAGACGAAAATCAGAGACATTTAGATCTCAGTATATTAACACAAAGGAAATCAG GTTATGCGCTGGCACATGGAATGTTGGGGGAAATGTTCCTTCTGATAATCTGGATCTTGATGGCTGGTTAGATATTGATGATCCTGCTGATATTTATGTAATTGG TTTTCAGGAGATCATACCATTAAATGCTGGTAATATATTTGGTGCTGAAGATAGTCGTCCAGTTTCAACATGGGAAAACATTATTCGGGAAACTCTGAACAGAGTTCCACCAGCGACCAAGTTTAAATGCTACAGTGATCCTCCTTCTCCTTCAAAATTTAGGCCACATGATGATGCCCCAATTATTGAAGATGAAATAGCTCTCGAGTCTGACAGTGACATTGAGGAGGAAATTTATCCTGTGAATGAAGAAGCAAGCGGATTTGATGAAATCAAGGATGGAAAGGTCGGAGAGAAGTTGCTTGATGTCGAATCCTGTATCTCAAACGACAATGATAGCTTTGGAAATTCAGTTGAAAAGGAGTTGTGTCGAGAATCTTCTTCTTCAAAGAGGTTGGACAGATTGAACTGCTTAAAAACAGAGAATTCCGAGGAAAAAGTGGAAGCCCCGAGTACCCAGTATACCAAGAAATTAACCAAAACACTTAGTGGGACAGAAAGGATAGGCTTAAGCTGGCCAGAGCGACCTCTACATCTTTTAGCTCCACATGTTTTCGAGAGATCAAGTTCCATGAAATCTCATGTATCTCTCAAAGCCCCCAAATCATTCAGAACATACAATTCTTTTAAATCAAACATGATGCCCGGAAATAGAATACGATCTGATATAGCTTCTCTTGTGGAACTTGACCTTGAACGTTTAATAAATCGAAAAAGAAGGCCCCCATATGTCAGGATATTAAGCAAGCAAATGGTTGGAGTTTTTATTACTATATGGGTCCGCCGGAGCATGAGAAGGCATATACAAAATGTGAGTGTGTCAACTGTTGGAGTTGGTGTTATGGGCTACATTGGTAATAAG GGATCCATATCAGTTAGCATGTCTATATATCAGACAATCTTCTGTTTTGTCTGTAGTCATTTGACATCAGGCGAGAGAGAGGTTGATGTGGTTAAAAGAAATGCTGATGTTCTGGAGATACGTAGGCGTACAAGATTTAGTTCAATCTTTTCAGTTGGCCTTCATAAAAGCATCTACGACCATGA GAGAGTAATCTGGCTTGGTGACCTAAACTACCGTATCAATTTGTCTTATGATCAAACAAGAAAGCTAATATCCCAAAAGAACTGGTCCAAGTTAATTGAGTCGGACCAG CTTTGCAAAGAATTAAGGAAAGGTCGTGCATTTGATGGATGGTCCGAAGGTACTTTGAACTTTGCTCCAACTTACAAATATGAATTGAATTCTGAATCTTACTGTGGAGAGGATCCTAGGACTGGGAGGCGAACTCCAGCATG GTGTGATCGCATCCTAACTTTTGGAACAGGAATGAGGCAACTAAGCTACAGGAGATCCGAACTAAAACTGTCTGACCACCGTCCTGTGTCTGCCACTTTCTTGGTTGAGGTCGAAGTATTCTCCCCAAGGAAATTGCAGCGAGCACTCACTTTTACTGATGCGGAAATCGAAGAACAGGATATCGTCACGGACATTGGACCCGGTAGTGCAATGAGATGGCTACAATCAGGAGAG GATGCATCATATCTGGGGCGTTGA
- the LOC140842343 gene encoding type IV inositol polyphosphate 5-phosphatase 3-like isoform X1, producing the protein MHTPKVAEIFKKPTSKAIILARGFTQCASKSNDCGCRHHKKIKHCFNMKKLKKRNHHQQPERNWAEILCLGCTCLQLSWRRVVMRKWLNIAASNSDYSADTETESESESDQESCDWPKESRFKNDVSDGVQLDVDEALPILRRRKSETFRSQYINTKEIRLCAGTWNVGGNVPSDNLDLDGWLDIDDPADIYVIGFQEIIPLNAGNIFGAEDSRPVSTWENIIRETLNRVPPATKFKCYSDPPSPSKFRPHDDAPIIEDEIALESDSDIEEEIYPVNEEASGFDEIKDGKVGEKLLDVESCISNDNDSFGNSVEKELCRESSSSKRLDRLNCLKTENSEEKVEAPSTQYTKKLTKTLSGTERIGLSWPERPLHLLAPHVFERSSSMKSHVSLKAPKSFRTYNSFKSNMMPGNRIRSDIASLVELDLERLINRKRRPPYVRILSKQMVGVFITIWVRRSMRRHIQNVSVSTVGVGVMGYIGNKGSISVSMSIYQTIFCFVCSHLTSGEREVDVVKRNADVLEIRRRTRFSSIFSVGLHKSIYDHELVHQFLYQRVIWLGDLNYRINLSYDQTRKLISQKNWSKLIESDQLCKELRKGRAFDGWSEGTLNFAPTYKYELNSESYCGEDPRTGRRTPAWCDRILTFGTGMRQLSYRRSELKLSDHRPVSATFLVEVEVFSPRKLQRALTFTDAEIEEQDIVTDIGPGSAMRWLQSGEDASYLGR; encoded by the exons ATGCACACCCCAAAGGTTGCAGAGATATTCAAGAAACCAACTTCAAAG GCTATTATATTAGCTCGTGGATTTACTCAATGTGCATCGAAGAGTAACGATTGCGGTTGCCGACATCATAAAAAAATT AAACATTGTTTTAACATGAAGAAGCTCAAAAAAAGAAACCACCACCAGCAACCAGAG AGGAATTGGGCTGAAATATTGTGTTTGGGTTGCACGTGCCTGCAGCTTTCTTGGCGGCGCGTGGTTATGCGCAAGTGGCTCAACATCGCTGCCAGCAACTCCGATTACTCTGCTGATACTGAAACTGAATCTgaatctgaatctgatcaag AATCTTGTGATTGGCCAAAAGAATCGAGATTCAAGAATGACGTATCCGATGGAGTTCAGCTCGATGTTGATG AGGCACTTCCCATCTTAAGAAGACGAAAATCAGAGACATTTAGATCTCAGTATATTAACACAAAGGAAATCAG GTTATGCGCTGGCACATGGAATGTTGGGGGAAATGTTCCTTCTGATAATCTGGATCTTGATGGCTGGTTAGATATTGATGATCCTGCTGATATTTATGTAATTGG TTTTCAGGAGATCATACCATTAAATGCTGGTAATATATTTGGTGCTGAAGATAGTCGTCCAGTTTCAACATGGGAAAACATTATTCGGGAAACTCTGAACAGAGTTCCACCAGCGACCAAGTTTAAATGCTACAGTGATCCTCCTTCTCCTTCAAAATTTAGGCCACATGATGATGCCCCAATTATTGAAGATGAAATAGCTCTCGAGTCTGACAGTGACATTGAGGAGGAAATTTATCCTGTGAATGAAGAAGCAAGCGGATTTGATGAAATCAAGGATGGAAAGGTCGGAGAGAAGTTGCTTGATGTCGAATCCTGTATCTCAAACGACAATGATAGCTTTGGAAATTCAGTTGAAAAGGAGTTGTGTCGAGAATCTTCTTCTTCAAAGAGGTTGGACAGATTGAACTGCTTAAAAACAGAGAATTCCGAGGAAAAAGTGGAAGCCCCGAGTACCCAGTATACCAAGAAATTAACCAAAACACTTAGTGGGACAGAAAGGATAGGCTTAAGCTGGCCAGAGCGACCTCTACATCTTTTAGCTCCACATGTTTTCGAGAGATCAAGTTCCATGAAATCTCATGTATCTCTCAAAGCCCCCAAATCATTCAGAACATACAATTCTTTTAAATCAAACATGATGCCCGGAAATAGAATACGATCTGATATAGCTTCTCTTGTGGAACTTGACCTTGAACGTTTAATAAATCGAAAAAGAAGGCCCCCATATGTCAGGATATTAAGCAAGCAAATGGTTGGAGTTTTTATTACTATATGGGTCCGCCGGAGCATGAGAAGGCATATACAAAATGTGAGTGTGTCAACTGTTGGAGTTGGTGTTATGGGCTACATTGGTAATAAG GGATCCATATCAGTTAGCATGTCTATATATCAGACAATCTTCTGTTTTGTCTGTAGTCATTTGACATCAGGCGAGAGAGAGGTTGATGTGGTTAAAAGAAATGCTGATGTTCTGGAGATACGTAGGCGTACAAGATTTAGTTCAATCTTTTCAGTTGGCCTTCATAAAAGCATCTACGACCATGAGTTAGTTCACCAGTTCCTATATCA GAGAGTAATCTGGCTTGGTGACCTAAACTACCGTATCAATTTGTCTTATGATCAAACAAGAAAGCTAATATCCCAAAAGAACTGGTCCAAGTTAATTGAGTCGGACCAG CTTTGCAAAGAATTAAGGAAAGGTCGTGCATTTGATGGATGGTCCGAAGGTACTTTGAACTTTGCTCCAACTTACAAATATGAATTGAATTCTGAATCTTACTGTGGAGAGGATCCTAGGACTGGGAGGCGAACTCCAGCATG GTGTGATCGCATCCTAACTTTTGGAACAGGAATGAGGCAACTAAGCTACAGGAGATCCGAACTAAAACTGTCTGACCACCGTCCTGTGTCTGCCACTTTCTTGGTTGAGGTCGAAGTATTCTCCCCAAGGAAATTGCAGCGAGCACTCACTTTTACTGATGCGGAAATCGAAGAACAGGATATCGTCACGGACATTGGACCCGGTAGTGCAATGAGATGGCTACAATCAGGAGAG GATGCATCATATCTGGGGCGTTGA